The Populus nigra chromosome 4, ddPopNigr1.1, whole genome shotgun sequence genome contains the following window.
GTGCCTTTGCAAACATATTTTGACTGCTTCCAACATGCTCATCTTGATTAGATCATCCTCTATAGTTTCAGGGTCAATGAAAACCAATGTGCTGGGTTAGAAAGACAATTGATTGAATGTATGGTCATTTTACTGGCATAGGGATCAAGGGAATTACAGAAAAGGTTTACCaggcaataaaaagaaaaggaaaaggaaacaagATCTATGATTTTGTTAAGAACTTGTTTTAATGCATTTGAGTTTGGATGGTCTTGTTTGCCCATGCATTAGTGAGCCAGGATGTCAGTGGAAAGGATCATTTGCATTTATTTGATTCCTACTCTCATGTCTGGGCAGTTTTCTGCTGTTATGTACATGCAGGTTCTATCATCAATTAATTTGTCAAAACTTTGTAATTACACTATAGATAGATAAATTTACCCTCTTGGTTTTACACCAACTATATCTTTTAATTGTTCTAGTGCAGGTCATGCTATGTGGCCAGCAATTGTTGTGGATGGAGCACTTATTGGTGATCATAAAGGCATAAGCAAAAATATTGGAGGAGGATCAATATCTGTTCAATTTTTTGGTACCCATGATTTTGCAAGGTTTGTTCTTCCTCTAAGTTTGTAGGAGATTTTGTTTGTGTCAATCACTGCCCAGTGTGTAGGACATCTATTTCTCTTTGAGGTTgactttatattttatctttctacTACCAGAATTAAACCAAAGCAGGCGATCTCGTTTCTCAAAGgacttctttcttctttccacCTAAAGTGCAAGCAACCTCGTTTCACTCGAAGCTTGGAAGAAGCAAAAATGTAAGGTTGATTTTAAGGGTTCATTTCTTTGAAGTGGCATGATAATATGGTGTTTCACACTTGAGTACCTTTTATTTAACCAGAATTGTCATCATGTCCCTGTGAATGTGAATCCTTCTAGCTGTATAGGTATCATTGCTGAATTCTGTTATCAATTTATCAACATGACATGCCTTTTGTCACTTGTTGAGTTGGTGGAGGTTATTATATCAGGGACCATATTATCTTGTGCCTGTCTCCTTGTGAGATAGCATGTATTACTGTGGTGAAACCTGGGGAACAGGGTTGCATGCGCCAATAATGCTCTTGATGTAGCCTTTTAATGGCTCCACAATTGAATTGTTTTCTATATTGAAAATCCTTGGAATTTTGTCCTGAAGGCATGATGATGCTCAGGCCCTAAAGTTGGTTATCAATGTTGGATCTCTgcacattatatttttttggcctTCACTTCCATTATCACTTTACCTTCTTCTTATCATATTTTTACCTGAAATATCACTGTATACACTCACTTGGAACAGCTATAATGTGCAGTTCTTTTAGAGAACCGTGAGAATACTTCAAAATTTACATGCAATGTTAGGATCCTGATGCAGTGGGCATTTTGTTTTTACCAGGTATCTCAGTGAACAAAAGCTTTCGAGAAGAATGCTACAGCTGCAAAATGGCATGAAAGCTGATAGCTGTGAGAGTGCGAGTAGCGATGAAGGGAGTACAGATTCAGGAGAAGATTGCATGCAAGATGGAGGGATTCAAAGGATATTGGCTAGGCTGGGTACTTCTCCATATGTAATTGGGGATTTGCAAATAATAAGCCTTGGTAAGTTTCAGCATCTggaattttcttgttcttcttgtgtttgttttttttagcttaagACATGATTGAAAATGTCTTGTGCATTTCATTTCATCACCTTTTTGTTCTTGATAGCAACACAGTGCCTGCAATATCTTTCTGCTACTCGACTGGGGAGACTGGGTATTTTGCAATATGCAGTTAATTTATGTTGTGGCAACCAATCATTTACACTTATAGACTCGTACATTGTCCTCACAGGAAAGATTGTCAAGGATTCTGAACATTTCCAGGATAACAGATTCATCTGGCCTGAAGGGTATACTGCCTTGAGGAAGTTTACTTCAATAAAAGGtggttattttataaatacatagTGGGACTTTTGTGTATCACATCTTTTCCACCATAATCTCATTTCTctgagatttttgtttttcattctctGAGTCATCTTGATTGTATTAGTTCCTTGACTTGTTCTCTTTTTTGGTTTCGACTTTGTGGGGTTCAGATCCAAATGTTCGTATGATATATAAAATGGAAGTGTTGAGAGATGCCGAGTCAAAGATTCGGCCTCTATTTAGAGTGACATTGGATAATGGAGAGGAGGTCAGTTGTGATCAACTAATCTGAAAACCACAAATACATTACAAAGTCATTCTCCTATTTAACTATTCCTTGTCTCATCTTGTTAAATGATTCTTTGTACTATACATCATAGGTTATAACCACCTTTTGCAGGTTGCTACTATGCACTTCTCATGTAGAgataaaagatgattgaggaAACACAAACTTTGTATGGCATCTTTTTCAATGGCATTATAAAACATGATATAATGGTCCCTCATCCTTGAGAGATAATGAGATGGGAATGGGATAGAATAGATCTTATCAGTGATTTTTTGACTTGCTTGATATTGGCATGTTGttatcaataaatttcttcCTACCCATCAAACCTGAAATATGATTGGCATTCCATCATCATTGCTGTTGCTTGCTTGGCTACATAGTGTCAAACTTGCTGAAAGAGTAGCAgctgaagatattttttttttattgttgcagATTAATGGATCCACTCCAGATGCTTGCTGGGATAAAATATACAGAAAAATCAGGAAGATGCAAGATGGTAATTCTAATGGTTTTAGCGCTGAAAGCGGAGGAGAAAGAAAACTCAAATCTGGTTCTGACATGTTTGGTTTCTCTAATCCTGAAGTTATAAAACTACTAAAGGTTTGCCTCTTGGTATTCAATaaccttaaaattttcaatGGTTGGCCTATTTTATATTGATGTCAATTTTTATCTGCTGCCATTGTGTCGGAACCTTTTCTGAATTACTCATTTGCTAGCCAAATGGATAATGAATGGTCTGGAGTGAAATGTTGTTGATAGTTTCTGTCAAGATAGAATTCTACTTTTGCCATTTTGCATCTTTGCAATTTGATTTCAAATCATTAGTATAAATCTCAATTGGATTCTGAAACTTCTTAGTGTTTCAATTAATGGTTGGAGAGGAATGCTAGGATTTTTAAAAACCAGTTCACTTCAAGACAATTGTTATGGGATAGgtaattttcctttcttctttgtGGTGTCATGCTGCAGGTGTTTTTAGGGGAGTTTCTTTTGCTTATTCAGTGGGATTGGGCAGCTCTTTTATGCAAGTTGTTTAGCTTTATTATTTGGGAAGGATGATTTATTCTCCCTTAAGCTTTTGTAATTCCTTTTGCTATTAACACAATATTCggttatctaaaaaaattaatggagtgTTAGAGAGTTGttctatcacttttttttattcatctgaAGAAGAAAATTTGTGAAATTACAGTATGGAGAAAGGAACATCCTCTGAAATAGAATATACTTTTTGGTTGCCTCGAAGTATCATCTCATCTATGGTAACATTACACCTCCAGATCTCCTAATGTTGAAAACTCCGGGAAGCTAAAATAACCATCCTGTCTCCTAATGGTTCTTCGAAGATAAATTTGCTCTTAATAATTCTGGAATTTCTCTCACCCACACTGTCACCACAAACATGTTGCAGCTCCAAAGAATCTTGGAGTGCTTCTCTCCCGAATGCCCACATAAATGCACTTATTGTGTTATTCGGTAATCAAATTGCTTGCATGTTCAATAAGGGTCTTCTCTGGAATCCACTTGGGAAGGTCATGTtggaatcaaataattaaaatagattggtTGTTGAAGCTGAGTATGAGTGGGATGTGAATCATAATGGGTGGAACTTCAGGGAAGCTAGTAATGCTTATGGTTGGGGTGTGGAACTTGAGAAGAGGATGGGAGCACTTCTCTTTTGTTCGCTTTAAGCTAGGAAGAAGGAATCTATATTATTTTGGCATGATTAATGTGTGGAAGAGGTCTTCTAAAATAAATCCCTTTAACTTTTCCAATCGATTCTGGATAGAAATGCTTTGATGAGCTCTTGTTGAGCTGTAAATGATGGGTTTGCTTCTTGGAATGTGGTTTTTGCAGAAGGGCACAAAATTTGGATCTATGGCTGAGTGTGTGTGTGGAGTTTGGGGTTTGCTTTGaccattaaataatttttcacaaAGAGAAGATCTTagtgatcctttttttttacctgtaaCAAGGCAGCCAAATGTGTTAACCATCTACATTGCACATGAGCTTCTAACTTATGATGTGCAGGACTTAACAAATATGTCACAGTAATTTACAGAATTATCTAGACCCAGACTTTCCTGTGATGTGATTAGCTTATAATTACAATAACTCCTGTAATTCAACAAATTGTTTTCTCCTTTCCCTAATCCCCAGAGCAAGAAAACCTCAAATCCACATTTTTACCATCGATCAGAATTCCTTAGAATCACAAATATTCCATCATTCTCTGAGTTGGCATGACACCCACTATTGATAGATTAAAACTTTGCTAAAACTATGCTACACACATCTAGGATAAATTCTTGTTCTGCTATGTTGTGAAGTTGTTTTTAAAGGGACTGGTGAATTTAacttttatcttcttattcTTAAATTGGATCAAGTTCCTTGAATTTTCCTTTGCAGTATTGAGATGTTTTGGGTATTATGCAATATACCACCATTTCAAAAGTTTTGGCCTCATCTACCTTTCTTTTTGCTCATTTGATTTCTTTAAAGTGTTGTTCTGTTTATTTTCTTGCTCGTGGAAGTTCAAAGGTGTTTTGAGCTTATGGTGTTATTGCATACTTGCAAGTGTCTACTgttcaaaatcctttttttttttaaattgtaactTTACTCTAATTTCCAATGGTTCTAACAGGGATTATCAAAATCCATACATTCTTCCAAACTGTCTACGTGCAAGTTAACATCCGAAAGATATCAAGGCATACCTGTTGGTTACAGACCTGTTCGTGTTGACTGGAAAGACCTTGATAAGTGCAATGTCTGCCATATGGATGAGGTAAAAGCCAAACTTCTTCCCATAATGCATGGATGGAACTAGTTTGGTTGGGCAGCATGCTTACTTGCTACTTAACCACCCTTGCCCTGTCACGGGGAATGAAAGAACCATGAATGAAAAACTCCTAAATTCTTCGATCGACACCATATCTTTCTGACTTGTCTTGCTTTCTGGGCATCTTTGTCTTCAATTTTCCCCAACTATTGaaattcttcctcttctttttctctgaCTTTGATGCTTCCATGGTTAGAAATTTCTTATAGCTGCTCTTTGTTTTCAGGAATATGAAAACAATTTGTTCCTGCAGTGTGATAAATGCAGAATGATGGTAAGGGTTTCTATACTTGTTTTTCTACAATCAGTTTCATGGATTTTGCATGATGGGTTGTATTATGACtgcagttttttaaaattgacagTGTTTTCTCATCATCTACTGTTAGGTAAATAAGCAGCATACTTAACTTTGTTTACAACACTTTTTCCTCTTCCTTATTGGAGTGACATTACCTTTTGTTCTATCTGATTTCATATCTATAATCCATCTAGTCACGTcatcaagttaattttatatctataaTCCATCTAGTTGCGTCATCAAGTTAATCAGAATTTGATGTCTGCTCAGGTCCACGCCCGATGCTATGGGGAATTAGAACCTGTTGATGGTGTGCTGTGGTTATGCAATTTATGCCGACCAGGGGCTCCTAACTCCCCACCACCATGCTGCCTTTGTCCTGTTATTGGTGTGTGATTGTCTTAGAACACCTTTCTTATAAGCAACGAGTGATGTTACTGAATCTGTGAATTGATTTCCTTCAGGCGGTGCTATGAAGCCTACAACTGATGGGCGCTGGGCTCATTTGGCTTGTGCCATATGGATTCCTGGTTAGAATCTAATTTACACCTTGTTTCATCTTTCCTTGTGATGGCTTATATTGACGCACTTATGTGCTGCAGAAACTTGCCTATCTGATGTCAAGAGAATGGAGCCCATAGATGGGCAAAGTAGAATCAATAAGGTACATTGGCTTGTTATTTCAGTTTTGCATTTTCTTGTTCTATAGAATGTCCATTTGTGGTGGGTGTGggtttattctttatattttacacGCTGTAACCTAGTAATTCTGAGTACTTGTTGGTCTACTGTAGTAATCTAGTATTGCAAGTTCTTCTTGACTTCAGAATCACTACAATATGATATTTTGGGTTCAAGCAATGTGCATGTGTTTTCCTTCTAATCTGGCTTTTGTGATTGACTAGGATCGTTGGAAGCTCTTATGTAGTATCTGTGGCGTAGCTTATGGAGCTTGTATCCAAGTAAGCTCAAAATTAACCCAAAGATAATATACTTGTTAATATGCGTTGTGACTTTCTGGACAGGTGCTTATGAGTAGCTTTCCTGGTTCCTTTTTGGTGTTCCCTATTCGTATGTAGCTATTCTTGTTTAAACAtccttatttaatttattttggcaCATTTGCAATAGTTTTATCATTTTCTGGAGCTCACAAAAAATTCAGCACATCTTTAAAAAGCTCTGAATGACCAGCAGAGAAAGCTAGGGACTCAACATTCCTGAATTGAAATCTTGTGAATGGTAACTATGTCTTCCTACCGGACCATCTTTTATGCTAGTGAGATTTGTATTGTAATTGTCACAGCTGATGCGCTGCCTGCCCCATCAACTATTCCAAAAGTCGCACTGTTAACATGATCGGAAATATAAGAAGCCTTAGCCCAACTTTTTAGTGAGACCATGAATTCTCTCTCAACTACTGGCTACTTAATGTCCCTTTTTTGAGAAGGATGATATTCAGTTCTCTAATTAATGTTGTAAATGAAATACACTTATTTGAAGGGTGTTCAGGTGATGCTATCATCTTTATGGATCTCTACTTTTTCCGTATAAAATGTAGCAAATTAATACTCTTGGATCTTCACCACTGAATTTCAGTCATGAAAAATgcattagaaattttatttagttatttaaagAAAGGGCAAGCTGTGACATACAAATGGAAAATTCTAGATGTGAGCTTTGAGTTGGAAGAAACTGAATGGGATCCTAACATTAAACTTAAACTATCAAGAATCGTGGCGGTATTTGTATTGCTTATTGTAGTTTCTTGAAGaactttctttcttatttattcAATTGTTCTGATTACAAGATTTATAGTAGAAAAGGCCACCAAATTAGGAAGGACACAACATCAAGAAGTCAAATTAAAGAGCAGATCTCTAGGGTAGAAAATAGGAAACAAAAACTCCTAAAAATCTGAAACAATAATTCCAGATTTTATTTGCAATATcactttctattttattttctaataatccGACACCCCCCTCAAGTTGGTGCATAGATATCTATCATGCCCAACTTGCTTATAAAGAACTCAAAACAGGTCTAAAGAGTCATTTGGTGAAGATATCAGCTGTTTGTTGAGTAGATGGAACAAAAGGCATGCATAGAACTCCactatcaatcttttttttttaaattttttatgaagtgTCTGTCAATCTCTACATGTTTGGTACGATCATGTTGTACTGGATTTTGTGCAATACTTATAACAGCTTTGTTGTCACAATACAACTTCATTGACATATTCATAGACACTTGCAGCTCTTTAAGAATTCTCTTTAGCCATAACATTTCACAAACTCCATTCACCATAGCCCTATATTTTGCCTCAACACAACTTCTTGCAACCACATTTGTTTCTAACTTCGCCATGTAACCATCAAATTTCCCCAAACATAAGTACATTATCTTGATGTGGATCTTCTATCAATGACTGAACCTGCCCAATCTACATCAATGTATGCTTCTATTGTCTGCCAAGTTGTCTTATGAAAAAGCAAACCCTTGCCTGGTGTACTTTTCAAGGATTCGATAAACTGCTTCAAGATGTTTTGCATAGGGTGAGGGCATGGATTGGCTTGCTAAACTCACAACAAATACGATATCAAGCCGTGTATGTGATAAGTAGATTAGCTTTTCCACCAACTTTTGATAATGTGTTGTATCAACTGGATCGCCTTCTTTGTCATCACCAAGTTTCTGATTAGGATCTATTGGGATACTTGTTGGCCTATAACCACTCATCCTAGTCTCCTCAAGATCAAGAACATACTTTCTTTAGGAGACAACAATCCTTTTTTTTGACCGAGCAATCTCCATTCCAAGGAAGTACATGAGAGATTCTAAATCTTTAAAACAGTTGGTATAAAATTTTTCCTTGGATTCACCTTTTTACATATTCTAAGATGAATACTCTTATAAAATATCAACTATGGATGAAATAAGAATGAATTACTATGCTGGAAAATGAAAGCTTACAAGGAGAATGGGGCATCCTCCTAGAGTATaaagtaagaataaaaaatatggcAATTTCTAGTCTTATTGAACATTAATTTCAGAGATATTGGAAGTTCTTGAATCAGAATTTTGTAAAGGTAGTAAAACTATCATGTTCCTTAATAATTGCTGTGAAGGAGATTGGTCCTCAAAGACCTCTGCTTCAACCAGATACTGCAAATAATTGCAAAAATTGTACATCTTCAGAAGCCTTTTCCTTCTAGAGCTCATGAAGTGTTTCCATGCAATTTCCTCTGTTTTATTCAGGATCTCTGGAGATTCTCTAGAAATATCAAAAGCCTGTCCGTCCCACATATCTCTAGCTATATTGGGTAATTTAAGAATAGACAAGTATGCATCTTTCCACTATCGTGACAACTGGCACATACTAGGTGATAGGGTCTTGTATAGCTATCTAAGAAGTGTATATTCTTATGAATTTCCCACACTTAAATTTCTGGAGATAATCATTTAGTACAAGTTGAAGTATGCAGCTACAACTTCTTTTTCTGCAGATGCCTTCTGGAGCTGAGGGACTGGTTGGTCATTTTAGTTTCTGTTTGGAATTTGCTTTCTCACAAAGGGCTAACCTTTTCTACTGGGTGCAGTATTTTTTGCCATCATCAGCTCTTTATAGTTCattatttatgaaaacaattaaagaagGCTAATATCTGAGACCTTTTTGCCTAGCAAGAGAAGGATAAAATAGCTAATTTTTAATACCATTTTATCTAACGATTCACTTGTATCTTATCATCCCttgcccttttcctttctttctttctttctctcattttttttttgtttagtacTTAGTTGTAACCCTTTTGAAATGCTTGTTGTATACAGTGTTCAAATAATACTTGTCGGGTAGCATATCATCCACTTTGTGCACGTGCTGCTGGCCTTTGCGTTGAGGTATTATTTATCAAGCATTCAGAGATTTGTGCTGTGTTTGCAAGTGTGCGTGCTCATTCTCATTTTTACATGTCCTTGGCTGCATGTCtgcatttatatattttatctttcttttatgattGCATAGCTTGAGGATGAGGACAGACTCTATCTCCTTTCTCTAGATGAAGATGACGCAGATCAGTGCATTCGTTTACTTTCCTTTTGCAAGAAGCATAGGCAGCCTTCTAATGACCGTATGGTCACAGATGAACGGGTTGGTCGAATTCCTCGTCGGTGTTCTGACTACATCCCACCGTGTAATCCATCTGGCTGTGCTCGTACTGGTACGCTTTTCTGTATTCTTGTGTGGTTCTATTTGCAGTACTACAAGGCCAATTACTtcgtaaaatatttatttcctaCTCTTTGACTTATGTGTGTGCAATGACGTGTTTGTGAACCTTTTACCCATCTCCACTCTCTCTCAAGCATGCCTTCCTTCGGGCTTTGTTTCCGGTCTTTGAGTTGGCAGCAGAGTTTTATCTGAACTGTTAATAACTTTGGTTGCATATAGTAGTTGCATCTTTTCTGGCAAAGTTTTCCTTATTATATGTGTAGCTGCTTTATAGAATCTATCAGTTCAAATGTCTGAatagtatttttgtttatatctttctttttatccttGCAGAGCCTTACAATTATTTTGG
Protein-coding sequences here:
- the LOC133691990 gene encoding histone-lysine N-methyltransferase ATX2-like isoform X1, whose translation is MALLHKPHTEDKIHKSPLDFEEEEAGGTSIRYVSLDRVYSAASLCGSSNVMSKKVKARKFLPNHHPRVNNPPSLLYVYSRRPKRPPRPSFHDSLVSRAAEPELAVKSAICEFEEEPMIELNKEKKRRRIGSNELLRLGVDSNILLGFDRPRLRDCRNNTNNSNSKIGNFKRKKRDSLVTNSDKFSALPDTSKRWVRLNFDGVDPKLIVGLPCKVYWPLDADWYSGRVVGHISDTNRYNIEYEDGDKEDLMLSNEKVKFFISGEEMERLNLSVCVKSTDGDRNYYNEMVVLAASLDDCQDLEPGDIIWAKLTGHAMWPAIVVDGALIGDHKGISKNIGGGSISVQFFGTHDFARIKPKQAISFLKGLLSSFHLKCKQPRFTRSLEEAKMYLSEQKLSRRMLQLQNGMKADSCESASSDEGSTDSGEDCMQDGGIQRILARLGTSPYVIGDLQIISLATQCLQYLSATRLGRLGILQYAVNLCCGNQSFTLIDSYIVLTGKIVKDSEHFQDNRFIWPEGYTALRKFTSIKDPNVRMIYKMEVLRDAESKIRPLFRVTLDNGEEINGSTPDACWDKIYRKIRKMQDGNSNGFSAESGGERKLKSGSDMFGFSNPEVIKLLKGLSKSIHSSKLSTCKLTSERYQGIPVGYRPVRVDWKDLDKCNVCHMDEEYENNLFLQCDKCRMMVHARCYGELEPVDGVLWLCNLCRPGAPNSPPPCCLCPVIGGAMKPTTDGRWAHLACAIWIPETCLSDVKRMEPIDGQSRINKDRWKLLCSICGVAYGACIQMPSGAEGLVGHFSFCLEFAFSQRANLFYWCSNNTCRVAYHPLCARAAGLCVELEDEDRLYLLSLDEDDADQCIRLLSFCKKHRQPSNDRMVTDERVGRIPRRCSDYIPPCNPSGCARTEPYNYFGRRGRKEPEALAAASLKRLFVENQPYLVGGYSQHESSGCTIASNGLIKSVFSSSLQRLKASRLSAPSNILSMAEKYQHMRQTFRKRLAFGKSGIHGFGIFAKHPHRAGDMVIEYTGELVRPPIADRRERFIYNSLVGAGTYMFRIDDKRVIDATRAGSIAHLINHSCEPNCYSRVISVNGDEHIIIFAKRDIKRWEELTYDYRFFSIEEKLACYCGFPRCRGVVNDTEAEEQVAKLYAPRSELTDWKGE
- the LOC133691990 gene encoding histone-lysine N-methyltransferase ATX2-like isoform X2; the encoded protein is MALLHKPHTEDKIHKSPLDFEEEEAGGTSIRYVSLDRVYSAASLCGSSNVMSKKVKARKFLPNHHPRVNNPPSLLYVYSRRPKRPPRPSFHDSLVSRAAEPELAVKSAICEFEEEPMIELNKEKKRRRIGSNELLRLGVDSNILLGFDRPRLRDCRNNTNNSNSKIGNFKRKKRDSLVTNSDKFSALPDTSKRWVRLNFDGVDPKLIVGLPCKVYWPLDADWYSGRVVGHISDTNRYNIEYEDGDKEDLMLSNEKVKFFISGEEMERLNLSVCVKSTDGDRNYYNEMVVLAASLDDCQDLEPGDIIWAKLTGHAMWPAIVVDGALIGDHKGISKNIGGGSISVQFFGTHDFARIKPKQAISFLKGLLSSFHLKCKQPRFTRSLEEAKMYLSEQKLSRRMLQLQNGMKADSCESASSDEGSTDSGEDCMQDGGIQRILARLGTSPYVIGDLQIISLATQCLQYLSATRLGRLGKIVKDSEHFQDNRFIWPEGYTALRKFTSIKDPNVRMIYKMEVLRDAESKIRPLFRVTLDNGEEINGSTPDACWDKIYRKIRKMQDGNSNGFSAESGGERKLKSGSDMFGFSNPEVIKLLKGLSKSIHSSKLSTCKLTSERYQGIPVGYRPVRVDWKDLDKCNVCHMDEEYENNLFLQCDKCRMMVHARCYGELEPVDGVLWLCNLCRPGAPNSPPPCCLCPVIGGAMKPTTDGRWAHLACAIWIPETCLSDVKRMEPIDGQSRINKDRWKLLCSICGVAYGACIQMPSGAEGLVGHFSFCLEFAFSQRANLFYWCSNNTCRVAYHPLCARAAGLCVELEDEDRLYLLSLDEDDADQCIRLLSFCKKHRQPSNDRMVTDERVGRIPRRCSDYIPPCNPSGCARTEPYNYFGRRGRKEPEALAAASLKRLFVENQPYLVGGYSQHESSGCTIASNGLIKSVFSSSLQRLKASRLSAPSNILSMAEKYQHMRQTFRKRLAFGKSGIHGFGIFAKHPHRAGDMVIEYTGELVRPPIADRRERFIYNSLVGAGTYMFRIDDKRVIDATRAGSIAHLINHSCEPNCYSRVISVNGDEHIIIFAKRDIKRWEELTYDYRFFSIEEKLACYCGFPRCRGVVNDTEAEEQVAKLYAPRSELTDWKGE
- the LOC133691990 gene encoding histone-lysine N-methyltransferase ATX2-like isoform X3, whose translation is MALLHKPHTEDKIHKSPLDFEEEEAGGTSIRYVSLDRVYSAASLCGSSNVMSKKVKARKFLPNHHPRVNNPPSLLYVYSRRPKRPPRPSFHDSLVSRAAEPELAVKSAICEFEEEPMIELNKEKKRRRIGSNELLRLGVDSNILLGFDRPRLRDCRNNTNNSNSKIGNFKRKKRDSLVTNSDKFSALPDTSKRWVRLNFDGVDPKLIVGLPCKVYWPLDADWYSGRVVGHISDTNRYNIEYEDGDKEDLMLSNEKVKFFISGEEMERLNLSVCVKSTDGDRNYYNEMVVLAASLDDCQDLEPGDIIWAKLTGHAMWPAIVVDGALIGDHKGISKNIGGGSISVQFFGTHDFARIKPKQAISFLKGLLSSFHLKCKQPRFTRSLEEAKMYLSEQKLSRRMLQLQNGMKADSCESASSDEGSTDSGEDCMQDGGIQRILARLGTSPYVIGDLQIISLATQCLQYLSATRLGRLGILQYAVNLCCGNQSFTLIDSYIVLTGKIVKDSEHFQDNRFIWPEGYTALRKFTSIKDPNVRMIYKMEVLRDAESKIRPLFRVTLDNGEEINGSTPDACWDKIYRKIRKMQDGNSNGFSAESGGERKLKSGSDMFGFSNPEVIKLLKGLSKSIHSSKLSTCKLTSERYQGIPVGYRPVRVDWKDLDKCNVCHMDEEYENNLFLQCDKCRMMVHARCYGELEPVDGVLWLCNLCRPGAPNSPPPCCLCPVIGGAMKPTTDGRWAHLACAIWIPETCLSDVKRMEPIDGQSRINKDRWKLLCSICGVAYGACIQCSNNTCRVAYHPLCARAAGLCVELEDEDRLYLLSLDEDDADQCIRLLSFCKKHRQPSNDRMVTDERVGRIPRRCSDYIPPCNPSGCARTEPYNYFGRRGRKEPEALAAASLKRLFVENQPYLVGGYSQHESSGCTIASNGLIKSVFSSSLQRLKASRLSAPSNILSMAEKYQHMRQTFRKRLAFGKSGIHGFGIFAKHPHRAGDMVIEYTGELVRPPIADRRERFIYNSLVGAGTYMFRIDDKRVIDATRAGSIAHLINHSCEPNCYSRVISVNGDEHIIIFAKRDIKRWEELTYDYRFFSIEEKLACYCGFPRCRGVVNDTEAEEQVAKLYAPRSELTDWKGE
- the LOC133691990 gene encoding histone H3-lysine(4) N-trimethyltransferase ATX1-like isoform X6, with the translated sequence MALLHKPHTEDKIHKSPLDFEEEEAGGTSIRYVSLDRVYSAASLCGSSNVMSKKVKARKFLPNHHPRVNNPPSLLYVYSRRPKRPPRPSFHDSLVSRAAEPELAVKSAICEFEEEPMIELNKEKKRRRIGSNELLRLGVDSNILLGFDRPRLRDCRNNTNNSNSKIGNFKRKKRDSLVTNSDKFSALPDTSKRWVRLNFDGVDPKLIVGLPCKVYWPLDADWYSGRVVGHISDTNRYNIEYEDGDKEDLMLSNEKVKFFISGEEMERLNLSVCVKSTDGDRNYYNEMVVLAASLDDCQDLEPGDIIWAKLTGHAMWPAIVVDGALIGDHKGISKNIGGGSISVQFFGTHDFARIKPKQAISFLKGLLSSFHLKCKQPRFTRSLEEAKMYLSEQKLSRRMLQLQNGMKADSCESASSDEGSTDSGEDCMQDGGIQRILARLGTSPYVIGDLQIISLATQCLQYLSATRLGRLGILQYAVNLCCGNQSFTLIDSYIVLTGKIVKDSEHFQDNRFIWPEGYTALRKFTSIKDPNVRMIYKMEVLRDAESKIRPLFRVTLDNGEEINGSTPDACWDKIYRKIRKMQDGNSNGFSAESGGERKLKSGSDMFGFSNPEVIKLLKGLSKSIHSSKLSTCKLTSERYQGIPVGYRPVRVDWKDLDKCNVCHMDEEYENNLFLQCDKCRMMVHARCYGELEPVDGVLWLCNLCRPGAPNSPPPCCLCPVIGGAMKPTTDGRWAHLACAIWIPETCLSDVKRMEPIDGQSRINKDRWKLLCSICGVAYGACIQMPSGAEGLVGHFSFCLEFAFSQRANLFYWCSNNTCRVAYHPLCARAAGLCVEMKMTQISAFVYFPFARSIGSLLMTVWSQMNGLVEFLVGVLTTSHRVIHLAVLVLSLTIILGEGGGKNRKPSLLHP